Proteins encoded together in one Panthera uncia isolate 11264 chromosome A2, Puncia_PCG_1.0, whole genome shotgun sequence window:
- the EFCC1 gene encoding EF-hand and coiled-coil domain-containing protein 1, translating to MPLKRSIHSSNLPLLALITREESAGATRRSETERGTRPPTPVPSKPTGETQTTRQAGAAAGHGPPRRSNQTATAKPKPLLPRNSGAAPGSGGAEAPEKRLSAAKEPNGAGREAGMEGAAGDPYRRPARRTQWLLSALAHHYGLDRGVENEIVVLATGLDQYLQEVFHHLDCRGAGRLPRADFRALCAVLGLRAEGAAAGEASGDAAARDANPGDAAAGDAAAGVATDGDADAEEEARLALRAEPPELTFRQFHARLCGYFGTRAGPRLPRGALSEHIETQIRLRRPRRRRRTPNTPGPDGGPDCPDGGRDGERLARLEEENGSLRELVEDLRAALQSSDARCLALQVGLWKSQAGAQEAGAQEAGRVGPEVAARELRQARGALAVAEARAGRLRQGQVEVRRRAEEAREAVLRSLGRVRELEALARQVPGLQRWVRRLEGELRRYR from the exons ATGCCGCTAAAGCGGTCCATTCACTCCTCCAACCTGCCTCTCCTCGCTCTAATTACAC GGGAGGAGAGCGCAGGGGCCACCCGGAGaagcgagacagagagagggacccGGCCCCCTACCCCAGTCCCCTCCAAGCCAACCGGGGAAACACAGACGACCCGCCAAGCCGGCGCAGCTGCGGGACACGGCCCCCCGCGCCGCTCCAACCAGACCGCGACCGCTAAGCCTAAGCCCCTCCTTCCGAGGAACTCCGGAGCCGCCCCTGGAAGTGGCGGGGCGGAGGCACCCGAGAAGCGACTCTCGGCGGCGAAGGAGCCGAACGGCGCGGGCCGGGAGGCCGGCATGGAAGGCGCGGCGGGTGACCCGTACCGGCGACCCGCGCGGCGCACCCAGTGGCTGTTGAGCGCCCTGGCGCACCACTACGGGCTGGACCGCGGCGTGGAGAACGAGATCGTGGTGCTGGCCACCGGCCTGGACCAGTACCTGCAGGAGGTCTTCCACCACCTGGACTGCCGCGGCGCCGGCCGCCTGCCCCGCGCCGACTTCCGCGCGCTCTGCGCCGTGCTGGGGCTGCGCGCCGAGGGGGCCGCCGCCGGGGAGGCCTCCGGGGATGCGGCCGCCCGAGACGCGAACCCGGGGGATGCGGCCGCCGGGGACGCGGCCGCCGGGGTGGCCACCGACGGGGACGCAGATGCCGAAGAGGAGGCGCGCCTGGCGCTGCGCGCGGAGCCGCCCGAGCTCACCTTCCGCCAGTTCCACGCGCGCCTCTGCGGCTACTTCGGCACGCGCGCGGGGCCCCGGCTGCCCCGCGGCGCTCTCAGCGAGCACATCGAGACGCAGATCCGCCTGcgccgcccgcgccgccgccgccgcaccCCCAACACGCCGGGCCCGGACGGCGGCCCCGACTGCCCCGACGGCGGCCGGGACGGCGAGCGCCTGGCGCGGTTGGAGGAGGAGAACGGCAGCCTGCGCGAGTTGGTGGAGGACCTGCGGGCCGCGCTGCAGAGTAGTGACGCGCGCTGCCTAGCGCTGCAG GTCGGCCTCTGGAAGAGCCAGGCGGGCGCGCAGGAGGCGGGCGCGCAGGAGGCGGGGCGCGTTGGGCCCGAGGTGGCGGCGCGGGAGCTGCGGCAGGCGCGGGGCGCCCTGGCGGTGGCCGAGGCCCGCGCGGGGCGGCTGCGCCAGGGCCAGGTCGAGGTTCGGCGACGCGCCGAGGAGGCCCGGGAGGCGGTGCTGCGCAGCCTGGGCCGCGTGCGCGAGCTCGAAGCGCTGGCGAGACAGGTGCCTGGCCTGCAGCGCTGGGTGCGGCGGCTGGAGGGCGAGCTGCGGCGCTACAGGTGA